In a single window of the Bactrocera dorsalis isolate Fly_Bdor chromosome 2, ASM2337382v1, whole genome shotgun sequence genome:
- the LOC105229558 gene encoding importin-13 isoform X1 → MEPIDISRLEEAVIVFYRSTSQEQAITHDWLTKAQTSPQAWQFSWQLMELGKSQEVQFFGAVTLHSKLMKYWHEVPRENHDELKQKILEKIVQFACGPKLVLNRLCIALSAFIVHMLGEWSTAIEDVINTFQNEQIPNVNKEMQLWIMLEVLQAIPEEMQAIFTSVKRTTLRAEVAKRTPLVMETTEAYLKMQLDHEWDSECFSNMTRAVKCVGTWVKHVGFSIENCQNITAILLKLTNKCYWPCIQDADGDGCMSADENELAETCLKTLLSIIIQPDCHSYPKTAFILIRMFLDSLCDITKMEWKRDNNNEDIVVNIYTLFVSAVERHSQLLLSGITTTDPELSVLYGRLVNEILQCTDKPGIYPVEESCSSMAMGFWYLLQDEVFAMHNEEERLKCWEYIKPLYAHLTRILVRKSEQPDDNSIDKWTSDDLESFRCYRQDISDTFMYCYDVLHEYILDILATVLDETIAEMQNNPTQWTKLEACIYSFQSVAEHFAGEELKQIPKLMRVLSEIPYNKMNEKLLGTALETVGSYCQWLKENPTYIPPAIELLVRGLNSNMSAQATLGLKELCCDCQLQMKPYAEPLLNACHTSLTSGQMKNSDCVRLMYSIGKLMSLLPATNIPNYLDIIVGPCFEELQTICQNDCKTPATRIRTIFRLNMISTLFSSLNTDLDEDDQIEDLENVQPVLIVMQKTMPIFRQIAELWVEEIDVLETACTALQHAIVNLKSSFRPMLQDLCCFIVAIFQTRCCAPTLEISKTAIIIFYKDEGCKSLMQQLLVELVLHSFKLFESTPENAFSNIADTIEVFYACLMQIIKKLPQALDDKAIAFDRLIYYALKAMTLPENGPIRTGVQFLSHFILQSRNYPGMTQAVLNAGEEIIRTAVLCVGCVAPRQQVEKFADIFMAINKKYPAELVAWLKLVIQVPNYPTQLVDEAEKSKFVTLIIREKVNRRLLQKHLSDFAVKSRGLTDKFQ, encoded by the exons ATGGAACCAATTGATATATCGCGATTAGAGGAGGCAGTTATTGTCTTTTATCGATCAACTTCTCAAGAGCAAGCTATAACGCATGATTGGCTTACTAAGGCTCAAACAAGTCCACAAGCATGGCAATTTTCGTGGCAGCTAATGGAACTAGGCaag AGTCAAGAAGTACAATTCTTTGGGGCCGTCACATTACATTCTAAACTAATGAAGTATTGGCATGAAGTACCTCGAGAAAATCACGatgaactaaaacaaaaaattttggaaaaaattgttcaattcgCTTGTGGTCCTAAATTAGTTCTTAATCGATTGTGTATTGCT CTCAGCGCTTTCATTGTGCATATGCTTGGAGAATGGTCAACAGCTATAGAGGATGTTATAAACACCTTTCAGAATGAGCAGATACCAAACGTCAATAAAGAAATGCAATTATGGATAATGTTGGAAGTTCTGCAAGCTATACCAGAAGAA aTGCAAGCAATTTTCACGTCGGTCAAAAGAACGACATTGCGTGCAGAGGTAGCAAAGCGCACCCCATTAGTAATGGAGACAACAGAAGCTTACTTAAAAATGCAATTGGATCATGAATGGGATAGTGAATGTTTTAGCAATATGACTCGAGCTGTTAAATGTGTTGGTACATGGGTAAA ACATGTCGGGTTTTCTATTGAAAATTGTCAGAATATTACCGCAATATTGCTTAAATTGACCAACAAATGCTACTGGCCTTGCATACAGGACGCGGATGGGGATGGATGTATGTCTGCTGATGAAAATGAATTAGCCGAGACGTGCCTAAAAACCTTACTGAGCATAATTATTCAACCAGATTGTCATTCCTATCCTAAAACGGCTTTTATATTGATTCGAATGTTTTTAGACTCACTATGCGATATTACAAAAATGGAATGGAAACGTGATAACAACAACGAAGACATTGTAGTTAATATTTACACACTATTCGTATCTGCCGTTGAAAGGCATTCACAACTTCTGTTAAGTGGAATAACAACTACCGATCCGGAGCTTTCTGTTCTCTACGGTCGTCTTGTTAATGAGATTCTACAATGTACTGATAAACCGGGAATATACCCAGTGGAAGAATCCTGTAGCAGCATGGCTATGGGGTTTTGGTATTTGCTACAAGATGAGGTTTTTGCTATGCACAACGAAGAGGAACGATTGAAGTGTTGGGAATATATAAAACCATTATACGCACATTTAACTCGAATATTAGTTCGCAAATCAGAACAGCCTGATGACAATTCCATTGACAAATGGACATCAGATGATTTGGAAAGTTTTCGTTGCTATCGTCAAGACATATCAGACACATTC ATGTACTGTTATGATGTTTTACACGAGTATATACTTGATATACTGGCAACAGTACTCGATGAGACTATTGCTGAGATGCAAAATAATCCCACACAATGGACTAAACTTGAGGCTTGCATATATTCATTCCAATCGGTAGCAGAACATTTCGCAGGAGAAGAATTAAAGCAGATACCAAAGCTGATGCGTGTTCTATCCGAAATTCCTTAcaataaaatgaatgaaaagcTACTTGGAACCGCACTGGAGACTGTTGGTTCTTACTGCCAGTGGCTAAAAGAAAATCCGACCTATATACCCCCTGCTATTGAACTGCTAGTGCGAGGACTAAATTCCAATATGTCTGCTCAAGCTACTTTAGGGCTTAAAGAGCTCTGTTGTGATTGCCAACTTCAAATGAAACCATACGCTGAACCACTTTTAAATGCTTGCCATACTTCGCTAACCTCGGGCCAGATGAAAAATTCTGATTGTGTACGTTTAATGTATAGCATAGGAAAACTTATGAGCTTGCTACCAGCTACAAATATACCAAACTATTTGGATATTATAGTAGGCCCATGCTTCGAGGAATTGCAGACCATTTGCCAAAATGATTGT aaaacacCAGCAACGCGGATAAGAACCATTTTTCGACTAAATATGATATCAACATTATTCTCCTCACTCAACACAGACTTGGATGAAGATGATCAGATCGAAGATCTAGAAAACGTGCAACCAGTGTTAATAGTAATGCAGAAAACTATGCCTATATTTCGGCAAATTGCTGAACTTTGGGTAGAAGAAATAGATGTTCTTGAG acgGCCTGTACTGCTTTACAACATGCAATTGTCAATCTCAAATCCAGCTTTCGACCTATGTTACAAGACCTCTGTTGCTTCATTGTCGCTATTTTCCAAACGCGTTGCTGCGCGCCAACTTTGGAAATATCCAAAACG gcTATTATAATCTTCTATAAGGACGAGGGGTGTAAGTCTTTAATGCAGCAACTTCTAGTTGAACTCGTGCTTCACAGTTTTAAATTATTCGAA TCCACACCTGAGAACGCTTTCTCGAATATCGCCGACACAATTGAGGTGTTTTATGCATGCCTCATGCAGATCATCAAAAAGTTGCCGCAAGCCCTAGATGACAAAGCGATTGCATTTGATAGGTTAATATACTATGCGTTAAAAGCAATGACCTTGCCCGAAAATGGTCCTATACGCACCGGTGTTCAGTTTCTGTCGCATTTTATTCTGCAATCACGTAATTATCCGGGTATGACACAAGCAGTGCTTAATGCTGGCGAGGAGATTATTCGCACTGCAGTGTTGTGTGTTGGCTGTGTCGCTCCCCGACAGCAAGTGGAAAAATTCGCTGATATTTTCATggcaatcaataaaaaatatccaGCGGAATTAGTTGCTTGGCTGAAGTTAGTTATACAGGTACCAAACTATCCCACACAACTTGTCGACGAAGCTGAGAAATCTAAATTTGTTACACTGATTATAAG GGAAAAAGTCAACAGACGCTTGCTGCAAAAACATCTCAGCGATTTCGCAGTAAAATCGCGAGGCCTAACAGATAAATTTCAGTAG
- the LOC105229558 gene encoding importin-13 isoform X2, with product MDNVGSSASYTRRNIFKQMQAIFTSVKRTTLRAEVAKRTPLVMETTEAYLKMQLDHEWDSECFSNMTRAVKCVGTWVKHVGFSIENCQNITAILLKLTNKCYWPCIQDADGDGCMSADENELAETCLKTLLSIIIQPDCHSYPKTAFILIRMFLDSLCDITKMEWKRDNNNEDIVVNIYTLFVSAVERHSQLLLSGITTTDPELSVLYGRLVNEILQCTDKPGIYPVEESCSSMAMGFWYLLQDEVFAMHNEEERLKCWEYIKPLYAHLTRILVRKSEQPDDNSIDKWTSDDLESFRCYRQDISDTFMYCYDVLHEYILDILATVLDETIAEMQNNPTQWTKLEACIYSFQSVAEHFAGEELKQIPKLMRVLSEIPYNKMNEKLLGTALETVGSYCQWLKENPTYIPPAIELLVRGLNSNMSAQATLGLKELCCDCQLQMKPYAEPLLNACHTSLTSGQMKNSDCVRLMYSIGKLMSLLPATNIPNYLDIIVGPCFEELQTICQNDCKTPATRIRTIFRLNMISTLFSSLNTDLDEDDQIEDLENVQPVLIVMQKTMPIFRQIAELWVEEIDVLETACTALQHAIVNLKSSFRPMLQDLCCFIVAIFQTRCCAPTLEISKTAIIIFYKDEGCKSLMQQLLVELVLHSFKLFESTPENAFSNIADTIEVFYACLMQIIKKLPQALDDKAIAFDRLIYYALKAMTLPENGPIRTGVQFLSHFILQSRNYPGMTQAVLNAGEEIIRTAVLCVGCVAPRQQVEKFADIFMAINKKYPAELVAWLKLVIQVPNYPTQLVDEAEKSKFVTLIIREKVNRRLLQKHLSDFAVKSRGLTDKFQ from the exons ATGGATAATGTTGGAAGTTCTGCAAGCTATACCAGAAGAA atatttttaaacagaTGCAAGCAATTTTCACGTCGGTCAAAAGAACGACATTGCGTGCAGAGGTAGCAAAGCGCACCCCATTAGTAATGGAGACAACAGAAGCTTACTTAAAAATGCAATTGGATCATGAATGGGATAGTGAATGTTTTAGCAATATGACTCGAGCTGTTAAATGTGTTGGTACATGGGTAAA ACATGTCGGGTTTTCTATTGAAAATTGTCAGAATATTACCGCAATATTGCTTAAATTGACCAACAAATGCTACTGGCCTTGCATACAGGACGCGGATGGGGATGGATGTATGTCTGCTGATGAAAATGAATTAGCCGAGACGTGCCTAAAAACCTTACTGAGCATAATTATTCAACCAGATTGTCATTCCTATCCTAAAACGGCTTTTATATTGATTCGAATGTTTTTAGACTCACTATGCGATATTACAAAAATGGAATGGAAACGTGATAACAACAACGAAGACATTGTAGTTAATATTTACACACTATTCGTATCTGCCGTTGAAAGGCATTCACAACTTCTGTTAAGTGGAATAACAACTACCGATCCGGAGCTTTCTGTTCTCTACGGTCGTCTTGTTAATGAGATTCTACAATGTACTGATAAACCGGGAATATACCCAGTGGAAGAATCCTGTAGCAGCATGGCTATGGGGTTTTGGTATTTGCTACAAGATGAGGTTTTTGCTATGCACAACGAAGAGGAACGATTGAAGTGTTGGGAATATATAAAACCATTATACGCACATTTAACTCGAATATTAGTTCGCAAATCAGAACAGCCTGATGACAATTCCATTGACAAATGGACATCAGATGATTTGGAAAGTTTTCGTTGCTATCGTCAAGACATATCAGACACATTC ATGTACTGTTATGATGTTTTACACGAGTATATACTTGATATACTGGCAACAGTACTCGATGAGACTATTGCTGAGATGCAAAATAATCCCACACAATGGACTAAACTTGAGGCTTGCATATATTCATTCCAATCGGTAGCAGAACATTTCGCAGGAGAAGAATTAAAGCAGATACCAAAGCTGATGCGTGTTCTATCCGAAATTCCTTAcaataaaatgaatgaaaagcTACTTGGAACCGCACTGGAGACTGTTGGTTCTTACTGCCAGTGGCTAAAAGAAAATCCGACCTATATACCCCCTGCTATTGAACTGCTAGTGCGAGGACTAAATTCCAATATGTCTGCTCAAGCTACTTTAGGGCTTAAAGAGCTCTGTTGTGATTGCCAACTTCAAATGAAACCATACGCTGAACCACTTTTAAATGCTTGCCATACTTCGCTAACCTCGGGCCAGATGAAAAATTCTGATTGTGTACGTTTAATGTATAGCATAGGAAAACTTATGAGCTTGCTACCAGCTACAAATATACCAAACTATTTGGATATTATAGTAGGCCCATGCTTCGAGGAATTGCAGACCATTTGCCAAAATGATTGT aaaacacCAGCAACGCGGATAAGAACCATTTTTCGACTAAATATGATATCAACATTATTCTCCTCACTCAACACAGACTTGGATGAAGATGATCAGATCGAAGATCTAGAAAACGTGCAACCAGTGTTAATAGTAATGCAGAAAACTATGCCTATATTTCGGCAAATTGCTGAACTTTGGGTAGAAGAAATAGATGTTCTTGAG acgGCCTGTACTGCTTTACAACATGCAATTGTCAATCTCAAATCCAGCTTTCGACCTATGTTACAAGACCTCTGTTGCTTCATTGTCGCTATTTTCCAAACGCGTTGCTGCGCGCCAACTTTGGAAATATCCAAAACG gcTATTATAATCTTCTATAAGGACGAGGGGTGTAAGTCTTTAATGCAGCAACTTCTAGTTGAACTCGTGCTTCACAGTTTTAAATTATTCGAA TCCACACCTGAGAACGCTTTCTCGAATATCGCCGACACAATTGAGGTGTTTTATGCATGCCTCATGCAGATCATCAAAAAGTTGCCGCAAGCCCTAGATGACAAAGCGATTGCATTTGATAGGTTAATATACTATGCGTTAAAAGCAATGACCTTGCCCGAAAATGGTCCTATACGCACCGGTGTTCAGTTTCTGTCGCATTTTATTCTGCAATCACGTAATTATCCGGGTATGACACAAGCAGTGCTTAATGCTGGCGAGGAGATTATTCGCACTGCAGTGTTGTGTGTTGGCTGTGTCGCTCCCCGACAGCAAGTGGAAAAATTCGCTGATATTTTCATggcaatcaataaaaaatatccaGCGGAATTAGTTGCTTGGCTGAAGTTAGTTATACAGGTACCAAACTATCCCACACAACTTGTCGACGAAGCTGAGAAATCTAAATTTGTTACACTGATTATAAG GGAAAAAGTCAACAGACGCTTGCTGCAAAAACATCTCAGCGATTTCGCAGTAAAATCGCGAGGCCTAACAGATAAATTTCAGTAG